One Sulfolobus sp. S-194 DNA segment encodes these proteins:
- a CDS encoding amidohydrolase family protein encodes MSTLKINLGAILSGEELEYKERVNIEIDDNNRILHIGNGYDSSAKNFKEFILVPPLINFHTHSGDFTFPEIGIDKTIKELVGDPHSEKYKYFKLYKDKVNEGIREFIRKSINFGIIGILDFREEGVEGVLKAKKSIDLIDIHYFSLGRLDKFDEKELEALAKVAEGYGLPSPSYHSRKELNVIKNHFATKIRAIHFAETKKQYLRDSLEEIIVSYSPNLIIHGTHFSINEFYLLKNEKIPLVVCPRSNLWFGIGMPNISAAYDVGVTVFYGSDNGSWISPNLWKDLELALLITRIQKPGSNYARDILSSATVNAYNYLRLDFTIKEGNKIYPVLIRGDEIFRANDKFVAIIKRASDNGIYSLGAIQNIS; translated from the coding sequence TTGTCGACTCTAAAAATTAATTTAGGTGCTATTTTATCTGGAGAGGAACTAGAATATAAAGAAAGAGTAAACATTGAAATAGATGATAATAACAGAATTTTACATATCGGTAATGGTTATGATTCTTCTGCTAAAAATTTTAAAGAATTTATACTTGTTCCACCTCTTATAAATTTTCATACACACAGTGGAGATTTTACTTTCCCAGAAATAGGAATTGATAAAACTATTAAAGAATTAGTAGGAGATCCTCATAGTGAGAAATATAAATATTTCAAGTTATATAAAGATAAGGTCAATGAAGGAATTAGAGAATTTATTAGAAAATCTATTAATTTTGGAATAATAGGAATATTGGATTTCAGAGAAGAAGGAGTAGAAGGTGTGTTAAAAGCTAAAAAATCTATAGATTTAATCGACATTCATTATTTCTCTCTTGGTAGATTGGATAAATTTGATGAGAAGGAACTAGAAGCGTTAGCAAAAGTTGCAGAAGGATATGGACTTCCTAGTCCTAGTTATCATTCTAGAAAAGAATTAAATGTTATCAAAAATCACTTTGCTACAAAGATTAGAGCTATTCATTTTGCTGAGACAAAAAAGCAGTATTTAAGAGATAGCCTAGAAGAAATAATTGTAAGTTATTCTCCAAATCTTATAATTCATGGAACTCATTTTAGTATAAATGAATTTTATCTCTTGAAAAATGAGAAAATCCCTCTAGTTGTTTGTCCTAGAAGTAATTTATGGTTCGGTATAGGTATGCCTAATATTTCTGCAGCCTATGATGTTGGTGTTACTGTTTTTTATGGAAGCGATAATGGAAGCTGGATTTCGCCAAATTTGTGGAAAGACTTAGAATTAGCTCTTCTTATTACTAGAATACAGAAACCAGGATCTAACTATGCAAGAGATATTTTATCTTCAGCTACTGTTAATGCATATAATTATCTTAGACTTGATTTTACAATAAAAGAAGGTAATAAAATATATCCAGTTTTAATAAGAGGAGATGAGATTTTTAGAGCAAACGATAAGTTTGTTGCAATAATTAAAAGAGCTTCAGATAATGGGATTTATAGTCTTGGTGCTATCCAGAATATAAGTTGA
- a CDS encoding GTP cyclohydrolase IIa, whose protein sequence is MKIMQINLVDYKEWTESLGYDREWKIQNFQHGFLSRLNEIAAEINSFIITYRYDNYIMLLDGVLIGKNDYILTKIKELSPVPIDICFGYGKTLLDAERNCSIDMNSILLAKDEKLLVAHFDLDGFSRKKLLLDAYLEVYKIYNKLFNYAMELGGLAYYFGGDNIGIFLGVENINKIIELANSFPNMKVGIGIGNNPREALKNAAEALHTIRIYRDRKIEIVDSKN, encoded by the coding sequence ATGAAAATTATGCAAATAAATTTGGTAGACTATAAAGAATGGACTGAGAGCCTAGGGTATGATAGAGAGTGGAAAATTCAAAATTTTCAGCATGGTTTTTTATCTAGACTTAATGAAATAGCAGCAGAAATAAATTCATTTATAATAACATACAGATATGATAACTATATAATGTTACTTGATGGTGTATTAATTGGAAAAAATGATTATATTTTAACTAAAATAAAAGAACTTTCACCAGTTCCAATAGATATATGTTTTGGATATGGTAAAACTTTACTAGATGCAGAAAGAAATTGTTCTATTGACATGAATAGCATCTTATTAGCCAAAGATGAAAAACTGCTTGTAGCTCATTTTGACCTAGATGGATTTTCTAGAAAAAAATTATTGCTAGATGCTTATCTAGAAGTTTATAAAATATATAATAAGTTATTCAACTATGCTATGGAACTTGGTGGTTTAGCTTATTATTTTGGTGGTGATAATATAGGAATCTTCTTAGGGGTTGAGAATATTAACAAAATAATAGAATTAGCTAATTCTTTCCCAAATATGAAAGTAGGTATAGGAATAGGTAATAATCCAAGAGAGGCTCTTAAGAATGCCGCAGAAGCATTACATACTATAAGAATATATAGAGATAGGAAGATCGAAATTGTCGACTCTAAAAATTAA
- the ribC gene encoding riboflavin synthase, whose translation MRKYGIADTTFSRVDMGSIAIKVIKAEDPDSEITRYTVPGIKDMPVAAKRLLDEGCDGVITLGWVGKSMLDKYSYLATSIGLIITQVLTSKHIIDVTVHEDEVDNEEKLKDLAIDRVTKHAKNLVKLVRDGRNALTPYAGKGLRQGYENAGPID comes from the coding sequence ATGAGAAAATACGGAATAGCGGATACTACATTTTCAAGAGTAGATATGGGAAGTATAGCAATAAAAGTTATAAAAGCAGAAGACCCCGATTCAGAGATAACTAGATATACTGTCCCTGGTATAAAAGATATGCCAGTTGCTGCAAAGAGACTTTTGGATGAAGGATGTGATGGTGTAATAACTCTTGGTTGGGTAGGGAAATCAATGTTAGATAAATATAGTTATCTTGCAACGAGCATTGGTTTAATAATCACACAAGTGCTAACTTCTAAACATATAATTGATGTTACTGTTCATGAAGATGAAGTAGATAATGAAGAAAAACTAAAAGACTTAGCAATAGATAGAGTAACTAAGCATGCAAAAAATTTGGTTAAGCTAGTAAGAGATGGAAGAAATGCATTAACTCCTTATGCTGGGAAAGGATTAAGACAGGGATATGAAAATGCCGGACCAATCGATTAA
- a CDS encoding 3,4-dihydroxy-2-butanone-4-phosphate synthase, which produces MIQKSEIRKNLEDGLPILIYDFDGREEEVDMMFYAGKISWKSINLLRKDAGGLICYVTSKEYGQKLGLDFMTNIIREKYPYLAKKPSYGDEPAFSIWLNHIATKTGINDVDRAKTISELHSVISLLNEDEKLAKEKLETEFYSPGHVPVLLSRGIRYRRGHTELSISLLEYVNLEKSAVIAEMLDDGLSLSKEKALRYARHNGFLFIEGKEILKEVII; this is translated from the coding sequence ATGATTCAAAAGTCTGAGATTAGGAAAAACCTTGAAGACGGATTACCGATACTGATCTACGACTTTGATGGTAGAGAAGAAGAAGTTGATATGATGTTTTATGCTGGGAAGATATCATGGAAAAGCATAAACTTATTGAGGAAAGACGCTGGCGGATTAATATGTTACGTAACGTCTAAAGAATATGGCCAAAAATTGGGATTAGATTTTATGACTAATATAATTAGAGAAAAATATCCTTATCTAGCTAAAAAACCGTCATATGGCGATGAACCAGCCTTTTCTATTTGGTTAAACCATATAGCTACAAAGACAGGAATAAATGATGTTGACAGAGCAAAGACAATATCTGAACTTCATAGTGTTATTTCTTTACTTAATGAGGATGAAAAATTAGCTAAGGAAAAGCTTGAAACTGAATTCTACTCACCGGGTCATGTGCCTGTATTGCTATCTAGGGGAATAAGATATAGAAGAGGACATACGGAATTAAGTATATCTTTACTCGAGTATGTAAATTTAGAAAAGAGCGCTGTAATAGCTGAAATGTTGGACGATGGATTAAGTCTTAGTAAAGAGAAAGCATTAAGATATGCAAGGCATAATGGATTTTTATTTATAGAAGGAAAAGAAATATTAAAGGAGGTTATAATATGA
- a CDS encoding DEAD/DEAH box helicase — protein MISVSHDFVNKLKELGYTSLTPIQKVAIPIILKGKNTLVIAPTGYGKTEAAVFPVFYKIYTENSVPISALYITPLRALNRDIELRLKKIGEKLGIKVKVRHGDSTESERRRILLDPPQLLLTTPETLLYLVINEKYRKLFEKLKWIIIDELQEMLDEKRGYELLIVLERLKRISKNRIQFIGLSATIGNIEIAKKYLGEEVEVAKIDTRKDIDISLIIPELKKEYVDLSVKLGLNPEIIARFKKIEEIVKNEKPVLIFTNVRETTEFLANELSKITQLKILTHHGSLSREVRVEAEKDFREGKIDALVATSSLELGIDIGKINVVIQYMSPRQVIRLVQRIGRSGHSVNKLSKGYIMPSNDIYDILECKAIVDKLKEGYLERPLIEYKPYDVIAHEIAGMVLEGYSNPREIFDIIRGVFLFSDLTEEEFAEILNILESAKIIKRDKDKISPSFRLWKYYYETNMIPDSLRDYLVIDHITNSKIGTLDEEFISALDENTVFVLGGKLWKVVTIEDGKIYVEQAQLKSGILPSWFGESIPVEKEVALKVYEYINRVAKGEEIDLPRDVLGKLKDIIDNQLKRGYPLPSDKEILVEINHDLIVIHSAFGTRGNNTLGAIISALLSQIKGIKANYRSDSYHIAIATVIPVYKDDIIKIINMINSSQEKDLEELLKIAIKESPQFKWKLLIEAERFGVIDKGKDIDISSTLLRPFIDTIVGEEATKELIVKNYDLSILSNELRKVSWKILEVPSFSPLAKEFLDKLLVFRSSEDKPIMLEVYKRKLLSKEVKLICMVCGWNSNFNVNQVPPRCPKCGSVFLTVVDLRDDESIQIVKKAIKGEKMSKKELKKLEELKRISSFYSYYNKYVAIGLSAPGVGVTNISKALEKLREGEDKYYEALLDLERRFIRTRKYWH, from the coding sequence ATGATAAGTGTTTCTCACGATTTTGTAAATAAACTTAAGGAATTAGGATATACAAGTCTTACTCCAATACAAAAAGTAGCCATCCCTATAATTCTAAAGGGTAAAAATACTTTAGTTATAGCACCTACAGGCTATGGAAAAACCGAGGCAGCTGTCTTTCCGGTATTTTACAAGATTTATACCGAAAATTCAGTTCCTATATCAGCATTATATATTACTCCATTAAGAGCGTTAAACAGAGATATTGAGTTAAGATTAAAGAAGATAGGAGAAAAATTAGGTATTAAGGTTAAAGTAAGACATGGTGATTCGACCGAAAGTGAACGTAGAAGAATACTTCTTGATCCTCCACAACTTCTTTTAACAACTCCTGAAACTTTACTATATCTAGTAATAAATGAAAAATATCGAAAATTATTTGAAAAATTAAAATGGATTATAATTGACGAACTTCAAGAGATGTTAGATGAAAAAAGAGGATACGAATTATTAATTGTTTTAGAACGTTTAAAAAGAATAAGTAAGAATAGAATACAGTTTATAGGCTTGTCTGCAACTATTGGAAATATAGAAATAGCAAAAAAGTATTTAGGAGAAGAAGTAGAAGTGGCAAAAATTGATACCAGAAAAGATATTGATATTTCATTAATAATTCCAGAATTAAAAAAGGAATATGTTGATTTATCCGTTAAGTTAGGATTAAATCCTGAGATAATAGCAAGATTCAAAAAGATAGAAGAAATCGTTAAAAACGAGAAGCCTGTTTTAATTTTTACAAATGTTAGAGAAACAACAGAATTCCTAGCTAATGAACTTTCTAAAATAACACAGCTTAAAATTTTGACTCATCATGGCTCATTATCTCGAGAAGTAAGAGTTGAAGCCGAAAAAGACTTTAGAGAAGGCAAAATTGATGCTTTAGTGGCTACGTCTAGTTTAGAGTTAGGAATAGACATAGGTAAAATTAATGTTGTAATACAATACATGTCTCCAAGACAAGTAATACGGCTCGTTCAGAGGATTGGGAGAAGCGGACACTCTGTGAATAAATTATCTAAAGGCTATATAATGCCGTCAAATGATATATATGATATATTAGAATGTAAAGCCATTGTAGATAAATTGAAGGAAGGATATCTTGAAAGACCACTAATAGAATATAAGCCTTATGATGTAATTGCTCATGAAATAGCCGGTATGGTCTTGGAAGGATATAGTAATCCTAGAGAGATATTTGATATAATAAGAGGTGTTTTCCTATTTAGTGATCTGACAGAAGAAGAATTTGCTGAAATACTTAATATCTTGGAATCTGCTAAAATTATAAAAAGAGATAAAGATAAAATATCTCCTTCTTTCAGGCTTTGGAAGTATTATTATGAAACTAACATGATACCTGACTCGCTAAGAGACTACCTGGTTATAGATCATATAACTAATTCTAAGATAGGTACTCTAGATGAAGAATTTATTTCCGCATTAGATGAAAATACAGTATTTGTTTTAGGTGGGAAACTTTGGAAAGTAGTTACTATTGAGGACGGAAAAATATATGTCGAACAAGCCCAATTAAAAAGCGGTATTTTACCTAGCTGGTTTGGAGAATCGATCCCAGTAGAAAAGGAGGTTGCATTAAAAGTATACGAGTACATAAACAGGGTAGCGAAAGGTGAAGAAATAGATTTACCTAGAGATGTGCTTGGTAAATTAAAGGATATTATAGATAATCAATTGAAAAGAGGATATCCTTTACCATCAGATAAAGAGATTTTAGTTGAAATAAATCATGACCTAATTGTAATTCATTCAGCTTTTGGAACCAGAGGAAATAATACATTAGGTGCAATTATTTCTGCTTTGCTTTCTCAAATAAAAGGAATAAAAGCTAATTATAGGTCTGATTCATATCACATAGCTATAGCAACTGTAATACCAGTATATAAAGATGATATTATAAAAATTATAAATATGATAAATTCATCACAAGAAAAAGATTTGGAGGAGTTATTAAAAATAGCAATAAAAGAAAGTCCTCAATTTAAATGGAAATTACTAATTGAAGCAGAAAGATTTGGAGTTATAGATAAGGGTAAAGATATTGATATTTCTTCTACATTATTAAGACCATTTATAGATACTATAGTTGGAGAAGAGGCAACTAAGGAGCTTATTGTTAAGAACTATGATTTAAGTATCTTATCAAACGAACTAAGAAAAGTGAGCTGGAAAATATTAGAAGTACCAAGTTTCTCACCTCTAGCCAAAGAGTTTTTAGATAAGCTTTTAGTTTTTCGTTCTAGTGAGGATAAACCGATCATGCTAGAGGTTTATAAAAGAAAATTATTATCAAAAGAGGTAAAACTTATCTGTATGGTTTGCGGATGGAATAGCAATTTTAATGTAAATCAGGTCCCTCCTAGATGTCCAAAGTGTGGTTCTGTATTTTTGACAGTTGTTGATTTACGAGATGATGAAAGTATTCAAATAGTTAAAAAAGCAATAAAAGGAGAAAAAATGAGCAAAAAAGAACTAAAAAAACTAGAGGAATTGAAGAGAATTTCATCATTTTATTCTTACTATAATAAATATGTAGCAATCGGGCTTTCGGCCCCTGGAGTAGGTGTTACTAATATTAGTAAAGCGTTAGAAAAATTGAGAGAAGGAGAAGATAAGTATTATGAAGCGCTTTTAGATCTAGAGAGAAGGTTTATAAGGACTCGAAAATACTGGCACTAA
- a CDS encoding ATP-binding protein, which yields MRSYIIFLSVLILETIILYFIDITQNSLYSISITALVVIINGIMAFILFNSVLLSIISLPSFFSIYSIINRLNFYEMLLLISYYSEYYLIVTLVAFFIYSFVKRNFYDFLIDELKKVKFSFSLLKFIIGISLSLVLYWVLFFNPIFLVGSLLDSLAISLYGFYYELPLITFNWITLPYLIFPKTYKPPNKGVLIGKIIGKIGKGSSLDNAFYTSNSTYKWIRTDGIYYLDFNSSKNYNVIIIGTSGVGKSTLAKRIVNSLNVSYLVFDLHGEYEVQRAKKIDASKVTINPLSLFGRSPKERALEISLMVKSLFNLGNLQTIELTNLIIEAYAEKGIDENDSSTWNLSPPTFRDILILLEKKKKLATTSQDIIKYQSIEPYIQFLTSSIFNNSNVNISEILENNLIIDFSKIPTNEIKYILIETLLKSIQNTMYISGISNLKKIIIIDEAPFILSKESGKQILERLFAEGRKFGFGFIIISQTSEYIKELLANTSYFFIFNLVEPKELDYASKLFGGSDAQLYATIYETLQKLPRGYCVTRDLLRGEIYLLNLT from the coding sequence GTGAGGTCTTACATTATATTCCTTTCAGTCCTCATTTTAGAGACTATAATTCTTTATTTTATCGATATAACACAGAATTCATTATATTCTATATCTATAACTGCATTAGTAGTTATTATTAATGGTATAATGGCATTTATCTTATTTAATTCGGTATTATTATCTATTATATCATTACCATCGTTTTTCTCCATTTATAGTATAATTAATAGATTAAATTTTTATGAGATGTTATTACTAATTAGCTATTATTCTGAATATTATCTAATAGTTACATTAGTTGCATTCTTTATTTACTCTTTCGTAAAACGAAATTTTTATGATTTCCTAATTGATGAACTTAAAAAAGTGAAATTTAGTTTCTCACTTTTAAAATTTATAATAGGCATTAGCCTATCACTAGTGCTCTACTGGGTATTATTCTTTAATCCTATCTTCTTAGTAGGAAGTCTATTAGACTCTCTAGCAATCTCACTTTATGGATTTTATTATGAATTACCCTTAATAACATTTAATTGGATCACATTACCTTACTTAATTTTTCCTAAAACGTATAAACCGCCTAACAAAGGAGTCCTAATTGGAAAAATAATTGGAAAAATAGGTAAGGGGAGTTCATTAGATAACGCATTTTATACCTCGAATTCTACGTATAAGTGGATCAGAACTGATGGAATATATTACCTAGATTTTAATTCTAGTAAAAATTATAATGTGATAATTATAGGTACTAGTGGAGTAGGAAAATCGACTTTAGCAAAAAGGATTGTGAATTCATTAAACGTATCTTACTTAGTTTTCGATTTACATGGCGAATATGAAGTCCAAAGAGCAAAGAAAATTGATGCTTCTAAAGTAACAATAAATCCGTTAAGTTTATTTGGCAGAAGTCCCAAAGAAAGGGCTTTAGAAATTTCATTGATGGTAAAAAGTCTTTTTAATCTAGGTAATTTACAAACTATTGAACTAACAAACTTAATTATTGAAGCTTATGCAGAAAAAGGAATAGATGAAAATGATAGTAGTACATGGAATTTATCGCCACCAACTTTCAGGGATATTTTAATTCTTTTGGAAAAAAAGAAAAAACTAGCTACTACAAGTCAAGATATAATAAAATATCAATCAATAGAACCCTATATTCAGTTTCTAACATCATCAATTTTCAATAATTCAAATGTGAATATTTCAGAGATTTTAGAAAATAATCTAATTATAGATTTTTCTAAAATACCTACTAATGAGATAAAATACATTTTAATAGAAACATTATTAAAATCTATTCAAAATACGATGTATATTTCTGGTATATCAAATTTAAAGAAAATAATTATTATAGATGAAGCTCCTTTTATCTTATCTAAAGAATCTGGTAAACAAATATTGGAACGATTATTTGCAGAAGGAAGAAAATTTGGATTTGGATTTATAATAATTTCTCAAACGAGTGAATACATCAAGGAACTACTTGCTAATACAAGTTACTTTTTTATATTCAATTTAGTTGAACCCAAAGAACTAGACTATGCGAGTAAATTGTTTGGAGGTTCTGATGCTCAGTTATACGCTACAATTTATGAAACATTACAAAAATTACCGAGGGGGTATTGCGTGACTAGAGATTTATTAAGGGGTGAAATATATCTACTAAACTTGACATAA
- the ribH gene encoding 6,7-dimethyl-8-ribityllumazine synthase yields MPDQSINLAIVVSEFNYDITYLMLQRAIAHAKFLGANVKVIFKVPGSYDMAIAVKELLKRDDIDAVITLGAVIKGETKHDEIVATQTARKILDLSVEYGKPVTLGIIGHGVTHEQAVERIEEYSTRAVEAAIKLARRLMELRKIQTLNEEMVVIE; encoded by the coding sequence ATGCCGGACCAATCGATTAACTTAGCTATAGTAGTGTCTGAGTTTAATTACGATATAACGTATCTGATGTTACAAAGAGCAATAGCTCATGCTAAATTTCTTGGTGCAAATGTAAAAGTTATATTTAAAGTTCCAGGTAGTTATGATATGGCAATAGCTGTGAAAGAGTTACTAAAAAGAGATGATATAGATGCTGTTATTACTTTAGGTGCAGTAATAAAAGGCGAAACAAAACATGACGAAATAGTAGCTACTCAAACTGCAAGAAAAATATTAGATTTATCAGTAGAATATGGTAAGCCTGTGACTTTGGGTATTATAGGTCATGGAGTTACGCATGAGCAAGCGGTGGAAAGAATAGAGGAATATTCCACAAGAGCTGTTGAGGCCGCAATCAAATTGGCTAGGAGGTTAATGGAACTAAGAAAAATACAAACATTAAATGAAGAAATGGTGGTAATTGAATGA
- a CDS encoding DUF2208 domain-containing protein, with product MSTYPQGYPNPYNWKMILISQVLMILMSFVLSLYPQYFLPVYILYIIVILGITSVMTMRSNPLLSERKYLADISNSRTLFEEKKAGELVQKDEEYMKKMQEFAMASFKSFLYMIIYIIAIFVFYDEVLLKIVGSISGYERLLVYIIYFEALFLFNMFVYRRLVKFQTMEVMAPQSYKITEKGILSTDKSGVFLHSRHLINAEIKENREKRYIEIHSQTSKLPFRIRLYTTEIDRLLEVLDRVKKLELKRQQSSSA from the coding sequence ATGTCTACCTATCCCCAAGGATATCCTAATCCTTATAATTGGAAAATGATACTAATCTCACAAGTTCTAATGATTTTAATGTCTTTTGTATTATCATTATATCCTCAGTATTTCTTACCTGTTTATATTCTTTATATCATAGTAATTCTTGGAATTACTAGCGTTATGACAATGAGAAGTAATCCTTTACTTAGTGAAAGAAAATATTTAGCTGACATATCGAATTCACGAACTCTCTTCGAAGAGAAAAAAGCAGGAGAACTTGTCCAGAAAGATGAAGAATATATGAAAAAAATGCAAGAGTTTGCTATGGCTAGTTTTAAATCATTCTTATATATGATAATATACATTATTGCAATATTTGTATTTTATGATGAAGTTTTACTTAAAATAGTTGGAAGTATATCTGGATATGAAAGACTGTTAGTATACATTATTTATTTTGAAGCATTATTCCTGTTCAATATGTTTGTGTATAGAAGATTAGTAAAATTCCAAACTATGGAAGTGATGGCACCACAAAGTTATAAAATTACAGAAAAAGGTATATTATCGACAGATAAAAGTGGAGTATTTTTACACTCAAGGCATCTAATTAATGCAGAGATAAAAGAGAATAGAGAAAAAAGATATATAGAAATTCATTCACAAACATCTAAATTGCCATTCAGAATTAGACTATATACTACAGAAATAGATAGGTTATTAGAAGTACTAGATAGAGTAAAGAAACTTGAATTAAAAAGACAACAATCCTCTAGTGCTTGA
- a CDS encoding RNA polymerase subunit Rpo13, which translates to MFDEEENEKENEEEESTEAESEEELTQKEEHEEKVEAESEEEELPALSVADIELLMKNTEIWDNLLNGKISIEEAKKMFKELASHYSSSDKKKRKKVAKKTKKVKEQKTNEEE; encoded by the coding sequence ATGTTTGATGAGGAAGAGAATGAGAAAGAGAATGAAGAAGAGGAATCCACTGAAGCCGAAAGCGAAGAAGAATTAACACAAAAAGAAGAGCACGAGGAGAAAGTGGAAGCCGAAAGCGAAGAAGAAGAACTGCCAGCACTAAGTGTAGCTGACATAGAACTATTAATGAAAAATACTGAAATATGGGATAATTTACTTAATGGGAAAATAAGCATTGAAGAAGCAAAGAAAATGTTTAAAGAATTAGCCTCCCATTATTCTTCCTCTGATAAGAAGAAAAGGAAGAAAGTAGCAAAAAAGACTAAAAAAGTAAAAGAACAAAAAACAAATGAGGAAGAATGA
- a CDS encoding tRNA pseudouridine synthase A codes for MQIYGFIYKIDSFCNYSNSWIILQDSYTDEKYGYFADKRPIEVLIKNSIINVDKPPGPTSHEVAFWIKQMFKVSKAGHGGTLEL; via the coding sequence ATGCAAATATATGGTTTTATTTATAAAATAGATTCTTTTTGTAATTATAGTAATAGTTGGATTATTTTACAAGATTCCTATACTGATGAAAAATATGGTTACTTTGCTGATAAAAGACCAATAGAAGTTCTAATAAAAAATTCAATTATTAATGTTGATAAACCACCTGGACCTACGAGCCATGAAGTAGCTTTTTGGATAAAACAAATGTTTAAGGTTTCAAAGGCAGGTCATGGAGGGACCCTAGAGCTTTGA
- a CDS encoding 50S ribosomal protein L14e, producing the protein MPAIEIGRICVKTRGREAGKKCVIVDIIDENFVLVTGPKDVNKAKRRRVNILHLEPTDKKIDINKGASDDEVKKKLEEAGLIEFMKQDVKPKIPVI; encoded by the coding sequence ATGCCTGCAATAGAAATAGGAAGAATATGCGTAAAAACAAGAGGAAGAGAAGCAGGTAAAAAATGTGTTATTGTAGACATAATAGATGAGAATTTTGTTCTAGTAACTGGTCCTAAAGATGTTAACAAAGCAAAAAGAAGAAGAGTAAATATACTTCATTTAGAACCTACAGATAAAAAGATAGACATAAATAAGGGAGCAAGTGATGATGAAGTTAAGAAAAAGTTAGAAGAAGCAGGACTTATAGAATTTATGAAACAAGATGTTAAGCCAAAAATTCCTGTGATTTAG
- a CDS encoding DNA polymerase sliding clamp: MIKATYSSAKDFYSLLSGLLKVTDEIILNFTEDSIFSRYLTDDKVVMVIFKIPKEYLEDYTIDKPLGIKININDLKKILGKAKTKSATVTLEETDAGLKVTVRDEKTGTRSNIYIKGEKTSVDQLTEPKVNLSVTFTTDGDVLKDIARDLSLVGEEVEISADENTVTLFTEEAGRRYKSLLRQDKPLKSLNIESPSKAVYSIEVLKDVFKVTSISQNVTLGFGNNIPMKIEVPTDSGGQLIFWIAPRL, translated from the coding sequence ATGATTAAAGCGACATATTCAAGTGCGAAAGATTTTTACTCCTTGTTATCTGGTCTACTTAAGGTTACGGATGAAATAATTTTAAACTTTACTGAAGACAGTATTTTTTCAAGATATTTGACAGATGATAAAGTAGTCATGGTTATATTTAAAATTCCAAAAGAATACCTAGAAGATTATACAATTGACAAACCGCTTGGAATTAAAATTAATATAAATGATTTGAAGAAAATTCTTGGAAAGGCTAAAACTAAAAGTGCAACAGTTACTTTAGAAGAGACTGATGCTGGCCTAAAAGTTACTGTTAGAGATGAGAAAACAGGAACTAGAAGCAATATCTATATAAAAGGAGAAAAAACTTCAGTAGATCAATTAACAGAACCTAAGGTAAACCTAAGTGTAACATTTACAACTGATGGAGATGTACTAAAAGATATTGCTAGAGATTTAAGTTTAGTAGGTGAGGAAGTTGAAATATCTGCAGATGAAAACACTGTTACTCTCTTCACAGAGGAGGCTGGCAGAAGATATAAGTCCTTATTAAGGCAAGATAAGCCCCTTAAATCATTAAACATAGAATCTCCTTCAAAGGCAGTATATAGCATAGAAGTTCTAAAAGATGTATTTAAAGTAACTTCCATATCTCAAAATGTAACTCTAGGATTTGGAAATAACATACCTATGAAAATTGAGGTACCTACAGATTCCGGTGGTCAACTTATATTCTGGATAGCACCAAGACTATAA